Proteins from a single region of Dysgonomonadaceae bacterium PH5-43:
- a CDS encoding AAA15 family ATPase/GTPase (product_source=COG1106; cath_funfam=3.40.50.300; cog=COG1106; pfam=PF13304; smart=SM00382; superfamily=52540), whose translation MLCKFRVSNFKSFEDSFELDLTDTNGYGFNKDCVKNGIVNNAIVYGHNGVGKSNLALAIFDIIEHLTDKFRNELAYDHYLNAYSQSDEAEFYYEFLINSKIVTYEYRKTDYKTIVYEKFTIDNEELVYFDRKKDSNAIIKFEGAEMLKTEINNSELSVLKYIRNNTDLALNPVNTAFVDFFKFIDCMLYFRSLQSPTYMGLEKGIRNVMEDIIDKGNVDDFESFLNRAGIECKLDVIDELDVKSLVLDFNGKKLPFASLMSTGTNALTLFYYWFQSIRQEYKVSFLFIDEFDAFYHHELSTLVVDELKKTGVQFVLTTHNTAILTNDLLRPDCYFLMNKKKIRSLSKCTSKELREAHNIEKMYKAKSFNVD comes from the coding sequence ATGCTATGTAAATTTAGAGTTTCAAATTTTAAGAGTTTTGAAGACAGTTTTGAACTTGATTTGACAGATACAAACGGATACGGTTTTAATAAAGATTGTGTTAAGAATGGTATTGTAAACAATGCTATTGTTTACGGACATAATGGTGTTGGGAAATCGAACTTAGCCTTAGCGATTTTTGATATTATAGAGCATTTAACGGATAAGTTTAGGAATGAATTAGCATATGATCATTATCTGAATGCTTATAGTCAATCAGACGAAGCGGAGTTCTATTATGAGTTTTTAATAAACTCAAAAATAGTAACTTATGAGTATAGGAAAACAGATTACAAGACCATTGTTTACGAAAAATTTACTATCGATAATGAAGAACTTGTTTATTTTGACAGAAAAAAAGATTCTAATGCAATAATAAAATTTGAAGGAGCAGAGATGCTAAAAACAGAAATAAACAATAGTGAACTATCCGTATTGAAGTATATTAGAAATAATACCGACTTAGCCTTAAATCCTGTAAATACAGCATTTGTTGACTTCTTTAAGTTTATTGATTGTATGTTATACTTTCGCTCTTTGCAATCTCCTACTTATATGGGGTTGGAAAAGGGAATACGGAATGTTATGGAAGACATAATAGATAAAGGTAATGTTGACGATTTTGAATCATTTTTAAATAGAGCAGGGATTGAATGCAAATTAGATGTTATTGATGAATTAGATGTAAAGTCGTTGGTATTAGATTTTAATGGAAAGAAGTTGCCATTTGCAAGCCTTATGTCGACGGGCACTAATGCTCTGACGCTTTTTTATTATTGGTTTCAAAGTATTAGACAAGAATATAAAGTTTCTTTTTTATTTATAGATGAATTTGATGCTTTTTATCATCACGAGTTGTCGACTTTAGTAGTCGATGAATTGAAAAAAACAGGAGTGCAGTTTGTGCTTACTACTCATAATACAGCTATACTAACCAATGATTTACTAAGACCCGATTGCTATTTTTTGATGAATAAGAAAAAGATTCGTTCTTTATCTAAATGTACATCGAAAGAATTAAGGGAAGCTCATAATATAGAAAAAATGTATAAAGCAAAATCGTTTAATGTCGACTAA
- a CDS encoding hypothetical protein (product_source=Hypo-rule applied; pfam=PF19570), whose translation MQSIHKQILTTINGFVRGKIFFPEQFDHLGSNESIRQSLSRICKDEIILRLSKGVYLYPVIDSELGILYPSVDTVAKAIAARDKARIIPTGAYALNRLGLSTQVPMNVVYLTDGIPRKVKIDRQTITFKQTAPKNFSFKGEIAPLVVSALKEIGRNEVTDKDLEQVNKVLKMESKEIIISDAYIAPRWIKDIILSLINKSENE comes from the coding sequence ATGCAATCAATACATAAACAGATATTGACAACAATCAATGGCTTTGTGCGAGGAAAGATTTTTTTTCCTGAACAGTTTGACCATTTAGGGAGTAACGAATCTATAAGGCAATCCCTTTCTCGTATCTGTAAAGACGAGATAATATTACGTTTATCCAAAGGAGTCTATTTATATCCTGTGATAGATAGCGAATTAGGAATATTATATCCATCAGTGGATACGGTGGCAAAAGCGATAGCCGCCAGAGATAAAGCTCGAATTATACCTACAGGTGCATACGCATTGAATAGATTAGGCTTATCTACACAAGTGCCTATGAATGTTGTTTATTTGACCGATGGCATACCTCGCAAGGTTAAAATTGACCGACAAACCATTACTTTCAAGCAAACTGCACCTAAAAATTTTTCTTTTAAGGGAGAGATAGCCCCTTTAGTGGTCTCTGCATTAAAAGAAATAGGTAGAAATGAAGTGACGGATAAAGACTTAGAGCAGGTTAACAAAGTACTAAAAATGGAATCCAAAGAAATAATTATATCAGATGCTTATATCGCCCCCCGGTGGATTAAGGATATTATTCTGTCATTAATAAACAAATCAGAAAATGAATAA
- a CDS encoding hypothetical protein (product_source=Hypo-rule applied; pfam=PF01609,PF14294; superfamily=53098) has product MNKGTYIFTQLCQFLPRDYFEYLVKKYQGNKHVKSFTCWNHLMVLIWAQLSSRESLRDIITSLKFHKSKFHHMGFGKDVCRTTLSEANERRELKIFQLFAERVIELAQKKRVNVDDLFMDGIDYRVFAVDSTSIPLDINKYWWSTTQAGKGGLKLHVLLDLLTRIPIHNIITDNTVRDQGVMDLFPYETASFYIFDKAYVKLLSLSKIDDLGAFFIVRRKKKMYYEILEEFNCSDKSNGVLRDLKIKLSGRWAAARYKQPLRIVYYYSEEKNRVFEFFTNNFEMTPDKIAHLYRCRWQIEIFFKWVKQHLKIKRFYGMSENAVKIQIYVAIITYCMIAIVEKDYKIEIPTFDLLRILGISLFERKNLKDFFSEEKEYKNCQNDSFQNLNLF; this is encoded by the coding sequence ATGAATAAAGGGACCTATATTTTTACGCAGTTATGTCAATTTCTACCAAGAGATTACTTTGAGTATTTAGTAAAAAAATACCAAGGTAATAAACATGTAAAATCGTTTACCTGTTGGAATCATTTAATGGTTTTGATATGGGCTCAATTGTCCTCTCGGGAGAGCTTGCGCGACATAATTACTTCGCTTAAATTTCATAAATCAAAGTTTCATCACATGGGCTTTGGGAAGGACGTTTGCCGAACAACATTGTCAGAAGCTAATGAGCGAAGAGAACTCAAAATTTTTCAACTGTTTGCAGAACGTGTGATTGAGCTTGCGCAAAAGAAGCGAGTCAATGTAGATGATTTATTTATGGATGGAATTGATTACCGTGTATTTGCAGTCGACTCAACTTCCATACCATTGGATATCAACAAATACTGGTGGTCGACAACGCAAGCAGGTAAAGGAGGTCTTAAACTACATGTGCTTTTAGACCTGCTTACTAGAATACCAATTCATAATATTATAACTGACAATACAGTACGAGACCAAGGCGTGATGGATTTATTTCCTTATGAAACAGCATCTTTCTATATATTTGACAAGGCGTATGTGAAGTTATTGTCTTTATCAAAAATAGATGATTTAGGAGCATTTTTCATAGTGCGACGTAAAAAGAAGATGTATTATGAAATACTTGAAGAATTTAATTGTTCTGACAAATCTAACGGAGTTTTAAGGGATTTGAAAATTAAATTATCCGGTCGTTGGGCTGCAGCAAGATATAAACAACCTCTAAGAATTGTATATTATTATTCTGAAGAAAAGAATCGTGTATTCGAGTTTTTTACTAACAATTTTGAAATGACACCGGATAAAATAGCTCACTTATACAGATGTCGATGGCAGATAGAAATCTTCTTTAAATGGGTTAAACAACACCTAAAAATAAAGCGGTTTTATGGTATGTCGGAGAATGCTGTAAAAATTCAGATTTACGTGGCAATTATAACTTATTGTATGATTGCAATAGTAGAAAAAGATTACAAAATAGAGATTCCCACATTTGACCTCTTAAGAATTCTTGGAATCTCTCTCTTCGAAAGGAAGAACCTGAAAGACTTTTTTTCCGAAGAAAAAGAATACAAGAACTGTCAAAATGATAGTTTTCAAAATCTTAATTTATTTTAG
- a CDS encoding anaerobic ribonucleoside-triphosphate reductase activating protein (product_source=KO:K04068; cath_funfam=3.20.20.70; ko=KO:K04068; pfam=PF13353; superfamily=46626; tigrfam=TIGR02826), translating into MLRYNNYNIVFQEIPNEVTLAINISNCPNRCKGCHSPYLWEDSGNLLNKESLMELLNKYGSSITCVCFMGGDISPYEVEELSVFIRKEYNLKTGWYSGKNKLPQNLSISNFNYIKLGAYISELGGLDSPTTNQRMYKIENGEMKDITKWYHK; encoded by the coding sequence ATGCTACGGTACAACAACTATAATATAGTATTCCAAGAAATTCCCAACGAAGTAACTCTGGCAATAAACATCTCCAATTGCCCTAATCGTTGCAAGGGCTGCCATAGTCCTTACCTCTGGGAAGACTCTGGAAATTTACTAAACAAGGAATCTTTAATGGAACTGCTAAACAAGTATGGCAGTTCCATTACTTGCGTCTGCTTTATGGGAGGAGATATTAGTCCCTACGAAGTAGAAGAGCTTTCTGTGTTTATACGTAAAGAATACAATCTTAAGACAGGTTGGTATTCCGGAAAAAACAAATTACCACAAAACTTATCCATATCTAACTTTAACTACATCAAACTTGGCGCCTACATTTCTGAATTAGGAGGGTTAGATTCGCCTACTACAAACCAGAGAATGTATAAGATAGAGAATGGAGAGATGAAGGATATTACCAAGTGGTATCACAAATAA
- a CDS encoding hypothetical protein (product_source=Hypo-rule applied; superfamily=47823), which translates to MSTNILFVFEGIKTEKQIVDNLQKEFFVPDNTVVTCVYSGEIYQIYRDIEADEDLDTFNLLKERTQNADILKNYRRTDFAEIYMFFDYDGHSTVADDDKLNKLLNFFNEETDKGKLYISYPMVESLKHIDCYNSFKYLNVECKENINYKNLVHSTCMKELSNFTLYNTEVWKRLIYVHLKKMNYIVFDSFEFPEDIITQSLIFTNQLSKFINREPPMVAVLSAFPIFIHDYYGNDKTKELCFICDTTW; encoded by the coding sequence ATGTCGACTAATATTTTATTTGTATTCGAAGGAATCAAAACCGAAAAGCAAATTGTAGATAACTTACAAAAAGAGTTTTTTGTGCCAGATAATACAGTTGTTACTTGTGTATATTCGGGAGAGATTTATCAAATCTATAGAGATATAGAAGCTGATGAAGATTTAGACACTTTCAACTTGTTAAAAGAAAGAACTCAAAATGCCGATATATTGAAGAATTATAGAAGAACTGATTTCGCTGAGATTTATATGTTCTTTGATTACGATGGACATTCCACTGTGGCAGATGATGATAAATTGAATAAACTTTTGAACTTCTTTAATGAAGAAACAGATAAGGGAAAGCTCTATATTAGTTATCCTATGGTAGAGTCTCTAAAGCATATTGACTGTTATAATTCTTTTAAATACTTGAATGTGGAGTGTAAAGAGAATATTAACTATAAAAATCTTGTTCATTCTACTTGTATGAAAGAATTAAGCAATTTCACTCTTTATAATACTGAAGTGTGGAAGCGATTGATATATGTTCATTTGAAGAAGATGAATTATATCGTATTTGATTCCTTTGAATTTCCTGAAGATATTATTACTCAATCTTTAATATTTACGAATCAATTAAGTAAGTTCATTAATAGGGAACCGCCAATGGTTGCAGTATTGAGTGCTTTTCCTATCTTTATTCATGATTATTATGGAAATGATAAGACTAAAGAATTGTGCTTTATTTGTGATACCACTTGGTAA
- a CDS encoding hypothetical protein (product_source=Hypo-rule applied; cleavage_site_network=SignalP-noTM; transmembrane_helix_parts=Inside_1_4,TMhelix_5_23,Outside_24_76,TMhelix_77_96,Inside_97_106), with the protein MKIKLFIISALMLITFSLQAQNYDFSEGVQNEGNVTYSIDECALPSDKYFNEFIRNEGVLRAPGRPEGNDGAIGNPAPVRDGVMLIVGLAIVYGAIKIKRRKTCKE; encoded by the coding sequence ATGAAGATTAAATTATTTATAATTAGTGCTTTAATGCTAATAACCTTTTCTCTTCAAGCTCAGAACTATGATTTTAGCGAAGGGGTTCAAAATGAAGGAAATGTAACGTATTCTATTGATGAATGCGCACTACCTTCAGATAAATACTTTAATGAGTTTATTAGAAACGAAGGAGTATTAAGAGCTCCAGGCAGACCAGAAGGAAACGATGGCGCTATTGGAAATCCAGCCCCTGTAAGAGATGGGGTTATGCTAATCGTTGGATTAGCTATCGTTTATGGGGCTATTAAAATTAAAAGAAGAAAAACATGTAAGGAATAA
- a CDS encoding putative nucleotidyltransferase component of viral defense system (product_source=COG2253; cath_funfam=3.10.330.10; cog=COG2253; pfam=PF08843; superfamily=54585): MNNWLNIAKERRINIIEDLSKRVGQSSIVIEKDWWVSLVLRALFTSPFAQHISFKGGTSLSKCWNLIERFSEDVDIAIDREFLGFSGELSKTQISDKLRRASCSFVRETLSIEIEKQLLKLGIDKSLFEVKVNVTPVTTTDPEIIEVHYKSIFSETSYLQSRILVEVSGRSMNEPIETVEINSMISQGFPNATFAEKSFIIRAVSPKRTFLEKAFLLHEEFAKEMKDIRVERMSRHIYDLEKLMDKSIAKEALLDIELYKATVEHRRKFIGIKGFDYDTLLPRAISFVPPKGVMQYWKDDYSKMQSSMIYGESLTFDKLIARIAELNEQFRKIGVLRTS, translated from the coding sequence ATGAATAATTGGCTCAATATAGCAAAAGAAAGACGAATAAATATAATCGAAGACTTGTCGAAAAGAGTAGGGCAGTCTTCTATAGTCATTGAAAAAGATTGGTGGGTAAGTCTTGTGTTGAGAGCTTTGTTTACGTCTCCTTTTGCGCAACATATATCCTTCAAAGGAGGAACTTCTTTAAGTAAATGCTGGAATCTGATAGAACGTTTTTCTGAAGATGTAGATATCGCCATTGATAGAGAGTTTTTAGGATTTAGTGGCGAATTATCTAAAACACAAATAAGCGATAAACTTCGTCGTGCGTCTTGTTCTTTTGTTAGAGAGACTCTGAGTATAGAAATAGAAAAACAGTTATTGAAATTAGGAATTGATAAATCCTTATTCGAAGTCAAGGTTAATGTAACTCCTGTTACTACTACAGACCCAGAAATAATAGAAGTACACTATAAATCCATATTTTCGGAAACTTCTTATTTGCAAAGCCGTATTTTGGTGGAAGTTAGTGGTAGATCGATGAATGAACCAATAGAAACAGTTGAAATAAATTCTATGATTTCTCAAGGGTTTCCGAATGCAACGTTTGCTGAAAAATCTTTTATTATTAGAGCTGTTTCTCCTAAGAGAACATTTCTTGAAAAAGCATTTTTGCTCCATGAAGAGTTTGCAAAAGAAATGAAAGACATTAGAGTAGAAAGAATGTCTCGACATATTTATGATTTGGAAAAACTTATGGATAAGTCTATCGCAAAAGAGGCTCTGTTGGATATAGAATTGTATAAAGCTACAGTTGAACACCGTCGGAAATTTATAGGAATTAAAGGATTTGACTATGATACTCTTTTGCCAAGAGCTATTTCTTTTGTTCCTCCCAAAGGAGTTATGCAATATTGGAAAGATGATTATTCAAAAATGCAATCTTCAATGATTTATGGAGAATCTCTGACGTTTGATAAACTAATCGCAAGAATAGCAGAATTGAACGAGCAATTTCGGAAGATTGGTGTGCTTCGCACAAGCTAA
- a CDS encoding anaerobic ribonucleoside-triphosphate reductase (product_source=TIGR02827; cath_funfam=2.20.20.30; cog=COG1328; ko=KO:K21636; pfam=PF03477,PF13597; superfamily=51998; tigrfam=TIGR02827): protein MDVLIIKRDGKKEVFSLEKIKNAIAKAFLSVGSFATQDVITNILSRVTISNDITVEEIQNQVEVALMAERYYAVAKSYMLYRQKHTEDREVAEKLKFLMNYCDAQNAASGSKYDSNANVENKNMATLIGELPKSNFIRLNRKMLTDRIKEMYGKEISDKYIDLLNNHFIYKNDETSLANYCASITMYPWLLKGTAEIGGNSKPPTNLKSFCGGFVNMVFMVSSMLSGACATPEFLMYMNYFIGLEYGNDYYQGADKVVDLSKKQRTIDKVITDYFEQIVYSINQPTGARNFQAVFWNISYYDKYYFDSIFGEFIFPDGSKPHWDSLNWLQKRFMKWFNQERTRAILTFPVETMALLTENGDAKDKEYGDFTAEMYSEGHSFFTYISDNADSLSSCCRLRNEITDNGFSYTLGAGGVSTGSKSVLTINLNRCIQHAYRKGIHYQFFLEEVIDLVHKVQMAYNENLKYMQEKGMLPLFDAGYINLSRQYLTIGVNGLVEAAEFLGMEINDNDNYQKFVENILGTIETYNKKYRTKELMFNCEMIPAENVGVKHAKWDKEAGFVSKRDCYNSYFYIVEDESLNVIDKIRLHGKKYIEHLTGGSALHLNMEEHLSKEQYRHLLKVATAEGCNYLTFNIPNTVCNDCNHIDKRNLKTCPKCGSENLDYLTRIIGYMKRISNFSQHRQKEAKLRHYATVQQL from the coding sequence ATGGACGTGCTTATCATTAAAAGAGATGGCAAAAAAGAGGTTTTCTCTTTAGAAAAGATTAAGAATGCAATAGCCAAGGCATTCTTGTCGGTTGGTAGTTTCGCTACGCAAGACGTAATAACAAACATTCTAAGTCGCGTAACTATAAGTAACGATATTACAGTTGAAGAAATTCAAAATCAAGTAGAGGTTGCTTTAATGGCCGAACGCTACTATGCGGTTGCTAAATCGTATATGCTATATCGACAAAAGCACACAGAAGACAGAGAAGTTGCCGAGAAACTAAAATTCTTAATGAACTATTGCGATGCTCAAAATGCTGCATCTGGCAGTAAATACGATTCAAATGCCAATGTAGAGAATAAGAATATGGCAACTCTTATAGGCGAACTCCCTAAATCTAACTTTATTCGTCTTAACAGAAAGATGCTTACCGACCGTATTAAAGAAATGTACGGAAAAGAAATCTCTGACAAATACATTGATTTACTTAACAATCATTTTATTTACAAAAACGACGAAACAAGCTTAGCCAACTATTGTGCAAGTATAACTATGTATCCTTGGCTACTTAAAGGCACTGCCGAGATAGGTGGAAACTCTAAACCTCCCACTAATCTTAAATCTTTTTGCGGAGGCTTTGTAAATATGGTATTTATGGTATCGAGTATGCTTAGCGGTGCTTGTGCCACTCCCGAATTTCTTATGTATATGAACTATTTCATAGGCTTAGAATACGGCAATGACTACTACCAAGGAGCCGACAAAGTTGTTGATCTATCAAAAAAACAACGCACAATAGATAAAGTTATCACCGATTATTTCGAACAGATAGTTTATTCTATAAACCAACCAACAGGAGCAAGAAACTTCCAAGCTGTATTTTGGAACATATCTTACTACGACAAGTATTACTTCGACAGCATATTCGGAGAATTTATTTTCCCCGACGGAAGCAAACCACATTGGGACTCTCTTAATTGGCTACAAAAACGTTTTATGAAGTGGTTCAATCAAGAACGTACTCGTGCTATTCTTACTTTCCCTGTAGAAACAATGGCTCTGCTTACAGAAAACGGAGATGCTAAAGACAAAGAATATGGAGATTTTACTGCCGAGATGTATTCCGAAGGTCATTCTTTCTTTACTTACATAAGCGACAACGCCGACAGTTTAAGTAGCTGTTGCCGACTTAGAAATGAGATTACCGACAATGGTTTCAGTTACACTTTAGGTGCAGGTGGAGTTTCTACCGGCTCGAAGAGTGTGCTTACTATAAATCTGAACCGTTGCATACAACACGCTTACCGAAAAGGTATTCATTACCAGTTTTTCTTAGAAGAAGTTATTGATCTTGTACATAAAGTGCAAATGGCTTACAACGAAAACCTTAAATATATGCAAGAAAAAGGTATGCTTCCGTTGTTCGATGCTGGATATATAAATTTAAGTCGCCAGTACCTTACCATAGGCGTAAACGGTTTAGTTGAAGCTGCCGAGTTCTTAGGTATGGAAATTAACGATAACGATAACTACCAAAAGTTTGTGGAAAACATCTTAGGTACGATTGAAACTTACAACAAGAAATATCGCACAAAAGAATTGATGTTTAACTGCGAAATGATTCCTGCCGAAAACGTTGGTGTTAAACACGCTAAATGGGACAAAGAGGCTGGATTCGTATCTAAGCGCGACTGCTACAACAGTTATTTCTATATAGTAGAAGACGAATCTCTTAACGTAATCGACAAGATACGCCTTCACGGTAAGAAATACATAGAACATTTAACCGGAGGTTCGGCTCTTCACTTAAATATGGAAGAACATTTAAGCAAAGAACAATATCGCCACTTACTTAAAGTAGCAACTGCTGAGGGTTGTAATTACCTAACATTCAACATTCCGAATACGGTATGTAACGATTGTAACCACATAGATAAACGTAATCTAAAAACTTGTCCTAAATGTGGAAGCGAAAACTTAGATTACCTAACTCGCATCATCGGTTATATGAAACGAATAAGCAATTTCTCACAACACAGACAAAAAGAGGCTAAGCTTCGTCATTATGCTACGGTACAACAACTATAA
- a CDS encoding DNA topoisomerase-3 (product_source=KO:K03169; cath_funfam=1.10.460.10,3.30.65.10,3.40.50.140; cog=COG0550; ko=KO:K03169; pfam=PF01131,PF01751; smart=SM00436,SM00437,SM00493; superfamily=56712; tigrfam=TIGR01056), whose protein sequence is MKVCIAEKPSVAREIASILGANSKRDGYFEGNGYQVTWTFGHFCTLQEPHDYSPTWKSWSLNTLPMIPLRFRIKLIDNDGVKKQFGVIENLIANAEEVINCGDAGQEGELIQRWVMQKAQCKVPVKRLWISSLTEDAIREGFGNLKDQSEFNKLYEAGLSRAIGDWLLGINSTRLYTVKYGQNKSVLSIGRVQTPTLAMIVNRQLEIENFNPEQYWELKTAYRDTTFSATKGKFTNKEEGEAFLEKIKLSEFEVTDVSVKKGEEAPPRLFDLTSLQVECNKKFAFSAEDTLKTIQSLYEKKLTTYPRVDTTYLSDDMYPKIPNILRGLSGYESLTGNLLSAKIPKTKKVFDNKKVTDHHAIIPTGVKANNISDNERKVYDLIAKRFIAAFYPNCKVATTTVMGKASDVEFKVTGKQILYSGWRIVFGNDETSEENLLPAFTVGEKGEHAPALNEKWTQPPKYYTEATLLRAMETAGKSIDNEELRDAMKENGIGRPSTRAAIIETLFKRNYIKKEKKNLHATQTGIELIGVIKEELLKSAELTGQWEKKLRQIEKGEYNPGQFINELKEMLGQIVINVKNDWGRVTIIEENNKPTTEKTTKKKATPKKKTTKTESLDPNLCPKCKKGRIIKGKTSYGCSEWKSGCDYRKPFEN, encoded by the coding sequence ATGAAAGTTTGCATTGCCGAAAAACCAAGCGTTGCAAGAGAAATCGCCTCAATACTTGGTGCTAATAGTAAAAGAGATGGATATTTTGAAGGGAACGGATACCAAGTTACTTGGACATTCGGGCACTTTTGCACCCTACAAGAACCTCACGACTACTCTCCCACTTGGAAATCTTGGTCGTTAAACACTCTCCCTATGATTCCTCTGCGTTTTAGAATTAAGCTTATAGACAACGATGGAGTTAAAAAACAATTCGGAGTAATAGAAAATCTTATCGCAAATGCCGAAGAGGTAATAAATTGTGGCGATGCCGGACAAGAAGGAGAACTAATTCAACGATGGGTTATGCAAAAGGCTCAATGCAAAGTGCCAGTTAAACGACTTTGGATTTCTTCTCTTACCGAAGATGCCATTCGTGAAGGGTTTGGCAACCTAAAAGACCAAAGCGAATTTAATAAACTTTACGAAGCTGGTCTTTCAAGAGCTATAGGCGATTGGCTTCTTGGCATAAACTCTACCAGACTTTATACTGTTAAATACGGACAAAACAAGTCGGTGCTTTCTATAGGAAGAGTGCAAACTCCAACCCTCGCAATGATAGTAAACCGACAATTAGAGATTGAAAATTTTAATCCGGAGCAATATTGGGAACTTAAAACCGCATATCGCGACACTACTTTTTCTGCCACAAAAGGAAAGTTCACCAACAAAGAGGAAGGAGAAGCTTTTTTAGAGAAGATAAAACTTTCGGAATTTGAAGTTACCGATGTTTCTGTAAAAAAAGGAGAAGAAGCCCCTCCCCGATTGTTCGATCTTACTTCTCTTCAGGTTGAGTGTAATAAAAAATTTGCATTCTCTGCCGAAGACACCCTCAAAACAATACAATCTTTATACGAAAAGAAACTTACAACATATCCTCGTGTTGATACAACTTATCTGAGCGATGATATGTATCCCAAAATACCAAATATACTTAGAGGACTAAGTGGCTACGAAAGTCTTACTGGAAATTTATTATCCGCAAAAATACCCAAAACAAAAAAAGTTTTCGACAATAAGAAAGTTACAGACCACCACGCCATCATTCCTACTGGGGTTAAGGCTAACAACATTTCCGATAACGAACGAAAGGTTTACGACTTGATAGCTAAACGTTTCATTGCTGCCTTTTATCCTAATTGCAAAGTAGCAACAACTACTGTAATGGGGAAAGCGAGCGATGTAGAATTCAAGGTAACAGGCAAGCAAATATTATATTCGGGCTGGCGTATAGTGTTTGGAAACGACGAAACAAGCGAAGAGAACCTACTACCTGCCTTTACCGTTGGGGAAAAAGGCGAACACGCTCCTGCTTTGAACGAGAAATGGACTCAACCTCCAAAGTACTACACAGAAGCTACACTTCTTCGCGCTATGGAAACCGCTGGCAAGAGCATCGACAACGAAGAACTTCGTGATGCTATGAAAGAAAACGGAATTGGCAGACCATCAACTCGTGCTGCTATAATAGAAACTTTATTCAAACGTAATTACATAAAGAAAGAAAAAAAGAATCTGCACGCAACACAAACAGGGATTGAACTTATTGGCGTTATAAAAGAAGAACTTCTTAAATCGGCAGAGCTAACTGGTCAATGGGAAAAGAAACTTCGCCAAATAGAAAAAGGAGAATATAATCCCGGTCAGTTTATTAATGAACTCAAAGAAATGCTTGGTCAGATAGTTATAAATGTAAAAAACGACTGGGGAAGAGTTACAATAATTGAAGAAAACAACAAACCAACAACCGAAAAAACAACAAAAAAGAAAGCCACACCTAAAAAGAAAACTACAAAAACAGAAAGCCTCGACCCAAACCTTTGTCCTAAATGTAAAAAAGGACGAATTATTAAAGGCAAAACATCTTACGGCTGTTCTGAATGGAAATCTGGTTGCGATTACAGAAAGCCTTTTGAAAACTAA